One segment of Eriocheir sinensis breed Jianghai 21 chromosome 69, ASM2467909v1, whole genome shotgun sequence DNA contains the following:
- the LOC126988351 gene encoding platelet glycoprotein Ib alpha chain-like, whose product MMGRLSRLLPRGHVFLFLLVVVVALSQGTRRCREADVVLGEGEVQRIAGGTRDNDAYYYKTVYLWPEEGFLGVGLQALVDTRNGTTVRLAAWFSKDSLFTAANTTAWWKLWVRVHDRHRVMFAARLGDSVKDCYSWVTADKLQGLDVVGYGPSRWRHTKPPPECPYQDTTAASWPRNPPTCTAPPPITRATTPAPITRATTPAPITRATTPAPITRATTPAPITRATTPAPITRATTPAPDPLLVAAVTAVLVALVTAVAATLIAADLFRTQQRRGADQNAA is encoded by the coding sequence atgaTGGGTCGTCTCTCACGTCTGCTGCCCCGGGgacacgtcttcctcttcctgctggtggtggtggtggcgctgagCCAGGGAACACGGCGCTGCCGGGAGGCGGACGTGGTGCTCGGAGAAGGGGAGGTGCAGCGCATAGCCGGCGGAACAAGGGACAATGATGCTTATTATTATAAGACCGTGTACCTGTGGCCCGAGGAAGGCTTCCTTGGTGTGGGTCTGCAGGCCCTAGTGGACACCCGAAATGGAACAACGGTGAGGCTGGCCGCGTGGTTCTCCAAGGACAGCCTGTTCACCGCCGCCAACACAACCGCCTGGTGGAAGTTGTGGGTGAGGGTGCATGACAGGCACCGTGTGATGTTCGCTGCACGTCTTGGTGATAGTGTGAAGGACTGTTACTCTTGGGTCACCGCTGACAAGCTACAGGGTCTGGACGTGGTGGGTTACGGCCCGTCACGATGGAGACATACGAAACCACCACCTGAGTGTCCCTATCAAGACACTACCGCAGCGTCCTGGCCACGAAACCCACCCACCTGCACGGCGCCCCCACCCATCACACGAGCCACTACACCCGCGCCCATCACACGAGCCACTACACCCGCGCCCATCACACGAGCCACTACACCCGCGCCCATCACACGAGCCACTACACCCGCGCCCATCACACGAGCCACTACACCCGCGCCCATCACACGAGCCACTACACCCGCGCCCGACCCTTTGTTGGTGGCAGCGGTGACAGCAGTGCTGGTCGCCCTTGTGACGGCCGTGGCAGCAACACTGATAGCGGCGGACTTGTTCCGCACACAACAGCGTCGCGGAGCTGAtcaga